In a genomic window of Flavobacterium lipolyticum:
- a CDS encoding TonB-dependent receptor — translation MKQQHSYLSIVFLIWCLISVPNHLFAQHKNTVSGKVLDESGQTIPGANVSLKGTDKNTITDENGRFVFSNIPAGDYTIVATNVGYKTFGKQITVKEGESLEVNLLLEGESQSLKEVVVTGSSSPRSKLESSVAITTMGAKAIEDRAPASTAALLQTIPGFVVEASGGEIGNNLFARGIPSAGAYEYVQIQEDGLPVFEDGALQFANADTFYRLDETVSKMEAVRGGSASIFANNAPGGIINFISKTGQNDFQGRAKFSTSDYGMFRTDLNLSGALIQDKLFFNVGGFYRADNGVRNTGFTANKGGQIKGNITYKFDDNDYLRINFKHLDDRNAFYLPIPLKSNNGKIEGIPGFNPNYGTLTSVNFSRLNVPQYGGGTFTADLEDGSHPIINSIGAEFKKKISEKVTFKNAFKQTNINLNYNAIFPNGGPWTQDAYATGVQNTTASNLTYSYVDNGATLDPNALIMRADLWHIEKKMNNFANNFSFAFDLDPVKLTAGYYYSNWKSNQYWNWNSYLVGVSDNPRLLNVKDNTSGVNHTWNGVERITWLERDAQTKGVLNDVYADAEIKATDKLTFNAGLRYNKDKYSGYRDNARFFAENLGVLNNNTADDKVTTVKGNPYTYWRYDVSEWSYTAAGNYKFNDNMASYVRYSHGFRSPIEESFYDNAADLSKLENTEVNQFELGYKYSNSFFNVNANLFHMNLKNVAFTDILSDGTSENKFADVNNIGLEVETNARYKMVKMNFTFTVQKPEYDNFTGTNADGSTFNFNGNTARRIPKFFCNLRPEVDITKDFTAYVQFSYYDKKFTNQDNKQVLPAYKEVGAGLNYTYHNLRFAVDASNLFNEIGLTEGDPRQTTSAASDVFMARPILGRAFRFSVAINF, via the coding sequence ATGAAACAGCAACATTCTTATTTAAGCATAGTATTTTTGATATGGTGCTTAATCTCTGTTCCGAACCATTTGTTTGCACAGCATAAAAATACCGTTTCCGGAAAGGTACTCGATGAGAGCGGCCAAACGATTCCGGGAGCCAATGTTTCGCTTAAAGGAACAGATAAAAATACGATTACAGATGAAAACGGAAGGTTCGTATTTTCCAATATTCCCGCAGGAGATTATACCATTGTAGCGACCAATGTTGGCTATAAAACCTTTGGAAAACAAATCACTGTAAAAGAAGGAGAATCTCTAGAGGTTAATTTACTTCTCGAAGGGGAATCACAAAGTTTGAAAGAAGTGGTCGTAACAGGATCTTCAAGTCCGAGGTCTAAATTAGAATCCAGTGTGGCCATTACCACCATGGGAGCTAAGGCTATCGAAGACAGGGCACCGGCAAGTACAGCTGCTTTATTGCAAACGATTCCCGGATTTGTGGTAGAAGCTTCAGGGGGAGAAATTGGAAACAACCTTTTTGCAAGAGGAATTCCGTCTGCCGGAGCCTATGAGTATGTACAGATTCAGGAAGACGGATTGCCGGTTTTTGAAGATGGCGCGCTGCAATTTGCGAATGCTGATACTTTTTACAGATTAGACGAAACCGTGAGCAAAATGGAAGCAGTTCGCGGGGGCTCAGCATCTATTTTTGCTAATAATGCGCCGGGAGGAATCATCAATTTTATTTCGAAGACAGGACAGAATGACTTTCAGGGAAGAGCTAAATTCTCGACTTCAGATTACGGAATGTTCCGTACCGACCTTAATTTATCGGGGGCTTTAATTCAGGACAAATTGTTCTTTAACGTTGGAGGTTTTTACAGAGCCGATAATGGGGTAAGAAATACCGGTTTTACTGCCAATAAAGGAGGACAAATCAAAGGGAATATTACCTATAAATTTGATGATAACGATTATTTGAGAATTAACTTCAAACATCTGGATGACAGAAATGCGTTCTATTTGCCAATTCCATTAAAAAGTAATAATGGTAAAATAGAAGGAATTCCGGGCTTTAATCCAAATTACGGAACCTTGACGTCAGTAAATTTCAGCCGTTTAAATGTACCGCAATACGGTGGGGGAACTTTTACGGCAGATTTGGAAGATGGATCTCATCCGATCATCAACTCGATTGGTGCGGAATTTAAAAAGAAGATATCGGAGAAAGTGACGTTTAAGAATGCATTCAAACAAACCAATATCAATTTGAATTACAATGCTATTTTTCCAAATGGAGGTCCGTGGACACAAGATGCTTATGCAACAGGGGTTCAGAATACAACAGCCAGTAATCTGACCTATTCTTATGTAGATAATGGAGCAACTCTTGATCCGAATGCTTTAATTATGAGAGCAGATCTTTGGCACATCGAGAAAAAGATGAACAATTTTGCCAACAATTTCTCTTTTGCGTTTGATTTAGATCCTGTAAAACTGACTGCGGGTTACTATTATTCCAACTGGAAATCGAATCAATACTGGAACTGGAATTCTTATTTAGTGGGAGTTTCAGACAATCCGAGATTGTTAAATGTAAAAGACAATACATCAGGTGTAAATCATACCTGGAACGGGGTGGAGAGAATTACTTGGTTAGAAAGAGACGCACAAACCAAAGGAGTTTTGAATGATGTTTATGCCGATGCTGAAATTAAAGCGACAGACAAGCTGACTTTCAATGCCGGTTTACGATACAATAAGGACAAGTATTCCGGTTACCGAGACAATGCGAGATTTTTTGCAGAGAACCTGGGAGTTTTAAACAACAATACAGCGGATGATAAGGTAACAACGGTAAAAGGAAATCCGTATACGTATTGGAGATATGATGTGAGCGAATGGTCGTATACCGCTGCCGGAAACTACAAATTCAATGACAATATGGCTTCGTATGTACGTTACAGCCACGGTTTCAGATCGCCTATTGAAGAGTCCTTTTATGATAATGCAGCCGATTTGAGCAAGCTGGAAAACACCGAAGTAAATCAGTTTGAGTTGGGGTATAAATATTCTAATTCTTTCTTCAATGTAAATGCCAACCTGTTTCATATGAATTTGAAAAATGTTGCCTTTACGGATATTTTATCGGATGGAACTTCTGAGAATAAATTCGCCGATGTAAACAATATTGGTCTTGAAGTAGAAACCAATGCCAGATATAAAATGGTAAAAATGAACTTTACGTTTACGGTTCAAAAACCGGAGTATGATAATTTTACGGGTACCAATGCTGACGGATCGACTTTTAATTTTAACGGAAACACAGCCAGGAGAATACCTAAGTTTTTCTGTAACTTAAGACCGGAAGTTGATATTACAAAAGATTTTACAGCTTATGTGCAGTTCTCTTATTATGATAAAAAATTCACGAATCAGGACAATAAACAAGTTTTGCCGGCTTATAAAGAAGTAGGGGCGGGATTAAATTATACCTATCATAATCTTCGTTTTGCGGTTGATGCTTCAAACTTGTTCAATGAAATAGGTTTAACCGAAGGTGATCCAAGACAAACTACGTCAGCCGCAAGTGATGTTTTTATGGCAAGACCAATTTTAGGACGCGCCTTTAGATTTTCGGTGGCGATTAACTTTTAA